A single region of the Elizabethkingia sp. JS20170427COW genome encodes:
- a CDS encoding penicillin-binding transpeptidase domain-containing protein produces MVKKGNEFNEQRSKMLFWGYAFVGVVFLTFVAFFLKIIVLQNTNVEEYKNNIIDKNYREATLKAARGNLFASDGTILATTVMRYDIYLDFKSMRDTLYQNNIGNLTDSLSAMFGKPRSYFRQRLDTQNKKNNQYYMLVKGLDFDEYDRIRKFPIFNRGKNKGGFIVERRYKREISTAQIGPGTIGIDRDGLKSGFEAAFSKYLTGVDGTRLEQKITPTQWKPIDYWKVKEPVDGMDVYTTLDLRIQDIAHSALEKQLVNYDADHGSVIVMETQTGKVRAMVNLRRTEPGVYVDAYNYAIKDATEPGSIFKTVSILAAMDDGFVDENTKVDIGGIAWNYAGQRITDSHSGGTYDISDIMAQSSNIGAAKVVTSHYADNPKIFFDHLKKWKLFDKMEIELPGITSPRMVTPDNKKWNRATLASISYGYATNINQLQMTTFYNGIANKGKMLKPQFIDKIMKDGEIIYDAKPEVMVRKMASDKAIQMMTNALTKAVEKGTAKSIYTPNLKIAGKTGTARFEYWKPGPMKYIASFAGFFPADNPKYTCIVYVNQPDNSKGFYGARVAAPAFKEIAGKIFLKTPLNVEKDKHIEHKRDLDKLIKVAKKVRVENHTMPNLVGMMGQNVIPQLENLGYRVEYKGSGKVLEQFPLHGAVIGKNQKIYLNLQN; encoded by the coding sequence ATGGTGAAAAAGGGAAATGAATTTAACGAACAAAGAAGTAAGATGCTTTTTTGGGGCTATGCCTTTGTAGGGGTAGTCTTTCTTACCTTTGTTGCATTTTTCTTGAAAATTATCGTTCTACAAAACACTAATGTTGAGGAATACAAAAATAATATTATCGATAAAAACTACCGTGAAGCAACCTTAAAAGCTGCTAGAGGAAACCTCTTTGCTAGCGATGGGACAATCTTAGCAACTACGGTAATGCGATATGATATTTATTTGGATTTCAAATCCATGCGAGATACGCTCTATCAAAATAATATTGGAAATCTAACAGACTCTCTCTCCGCAATGTTCGGTAAGCCTAGAAGCTATTTTAGACAAAGATTGGATACCCAAAATAAAAAAAACAACCAATATTATATGTTGGTGAAAGGTCTAGACTTCGATGAGTATGATAGGATTAGAAAGTTTCCGATCTTTAACAGAGGAAAAAATAAAGGTGGCTTTATCGTAGAAAGAAGATATAAAAGAGAGATATCAACCGCCCAGATAGGACCCGGAACTATTGGGATAGACAGAGATGGATTGAAATCTGGGTTTGAGGCAGCCTTCAGTAAATACCTTACTGGAGTTGATGGAACACGCTTGGAGCAAAAAATCACACCTACTCAATGGAAGCCGATCGATTACTGGAAGGTAAAAGAGCCTGTTGATGGGATGGATGTGTACACTACTTTAGATTTAAGGATTCAGGATATCGCCCACAGCGCTTTGGAAAAACAATTGGTAAATTACGACGCCGATCATGGTAGTGTAATTGTCATGGAAACCCAAACAGGAAAAGTAAGAGCTATGGTAAATTTGAGAAGAACTGAGCCAGGAGTCTATGTAGATGCTTATAATTACGCAATAAAAGATGCTACCGAACCAGGATCTATTTTTAAGACGGTTTCGATATTAGCAGCTATGGATGATGGCTTTGTGGATGAAAATACCAAAGTAGATATTGGGGGAATTGCATGGAATTATGCAGGACAAAGGATTACAGATAGCCATTCTGGAGGGACTTATGATATTAGCGATATTATGGCGCAGTCTAGTAATATCGGCGCTGCAAAAGTGGTAACTTCCCATTATGCTGATAATCCTAAAATATTTTTCGACCACCTGAAAAAATGGAAGCTCTTTGATAAAATGGAAATCGAACTTCCTGGGATTACTTCCCCGAGAATGGTAACTCCTGATAATAAAAAATGGAATAGAGCAACTTTGGCATCGATTTCTTATGGGTATGCGACCAATATTAATCAATTGCAGATGACTACATTTTATAATGGGATTGCCAATAAGGGTAAGATGCTGAAACCTCAGTTTATTGATAAAATCATGAAAGATGGGGAAATTATCTATGATGCAAAACCAGAAGTTATGGTGAGAAAAATGGCATCGGATAAGGCGATCCAGATGATGACCAATGCTCTAACAAAAGCAGTGGAAAAAGGAACTGCAAAGAGTATCTACACACCTAACCTTAAAATTGCAGGAAAAACAGGAACCGCTCGTTTTGAGTATTGGAAGCCAGGGCCAATGAAGTATATCGCCTCTTTTGCGGGCTTCTTCCCAGCGGATAACCCCAAATATACTTGTATAGTTTATGTTAACCAGCCTGATAATTCAAAAGGATTCTATGGAGCAAGAGTAGCCGCTCCTGCTTTTAAGGAAATTGCAGGAAAAATTTTCTTAAAAACACCACTTAACGTAGAGAAAGATAAACATATAGAGCATAAACGAGACCTTGATAAATTAATTAAGGTAGCTAAAAAAGTAAGAGTAGAAAATCATACCATGCCTAACCTTGTAGGAATGATGGGGCAAAATGTTATTCCCCAATTAGAAAACCTAGGGTATAGAGTAGAGTATAAAGGTTCCGGTAAGGTACTAGAGCAGTTCCCACTTCATGGGGCAGTAATTGGAAAAAATCAAAAAATATATTTAAACTTACAAAACTAA
- the mraZ gene encoding division/cell wall cluster transcriptional repressor MraZ, whose translation MIGFIGTYECKIDDKGRLKIPSSLKEQWKEVSSESFVIKRSVFQHCLEVYPMDSWNEIMMKINSLNRFVKKNADFIRMFTAGVKIVEVDKSDRLQISKDLVQYADLKREIVITSAGDLLEIWDKEAYEEVIKTNEADFSLLAEEVMGTLNSENVS comes from the coding sequence ATGATTGGTTTTATTGGAACATATGAGTGCAAAATTGATGACAAAGGTCGCTTGAAAATTCCGAGTTCTTTAAAAGAGCAGTGGAAAGAGGTTTCTAGCGAATCTTTTGTGATTAAAAGATCTGTGTTTCAACATTGTTTGGAGGTGTATCCAATGGATAGTTGGAATGAGATTATGATGAAGATCAATAGCCTCAATCGTTTTGTGAAAAAAAATGCAGATTTCATAAGAATGTTTACTGCAGGAGTAAAGATTGTTGAGGTAGATAAATCGGATAGACTTCAGATTTCTAAAGACCTTGTACAATATGCCGATTTAAAAAGAGAAATTGTAATTACCAGCGCTGGAGATTTGTTAGAGATTTGGGATAAAGAAGCTTATGAAGAAGTGATTAAGACCAATGAAGCAGACTTTTCTCTATTAGCGGAAGAGGTAATGGGAACTTTAAATTCAGAAAATGTATCATAA
- a CDS encoding alpha/beta fold hydrolase, giving the protein MIFKTKKEKKFVYIEAGEGHPMVLLHGLMGGLSNFDAMLNYFSDKGFKVFVPQLPIYDLPVLNTNLTSISKYVIRFIEEHIEGPVTLVGNSMGGHVGLITALARPDLIQHLVLTGSSGLYERTFGDSFPRKGDKQYIRRKTEEVFYNPAVATDELVDEVFATVNDRMKGIKTVILARSAIKHNMQKDLPNISCPTCIIWGKQDNVTPPDVAVEMHKDIPNSDLFWIDECGHAAMMEKPNEFNEILYNWIKDKI; this is encoded by the coding sequence ATGATATTTAAAACAAAAAAAGAGAAAAAATTCGTGTATATAGAGGCCGGAGAGGGACACCCTATGGTTCTTTTACATGGTTTGATGGGAGGTTTAAGTAATTTTGATGCAATGCTCAATTACTTTTCAGATAAGGGATTTAAAGTATTTGTTCCTCAATTACCCATTTATGATTTACCGGTTTTAAATACAAACCTTACGAGTATTTCCAAATATGTCATCCGATTTATCGAAGAGCATATAGAAGGTCCTGTTACTTTAGTGGGAAATTCTATGGGAGGACACGTTGGACTTATTACAGCTTTGGCTCGCCCTGATCTTATTCAACATCTTGTACTTACAGGAAGTTCAGGTCTCTATGAACGAACTTTTGGAGACTCTTTTCCTAGGAAAGGCGACAAACAATATATCCGCAGAAAAACAGAAGAAGTATTCTACAATCCCGCTGTTGCAACCGATGAACTGGTAGATGAAGTTTTTGCTACTGTGAATGATAGAATGAAAGGAATAAAAACGGTAATCCTTGCCCGAAGTGCTATAAAACACAACATGCAAAAAGATTTGCCTAATATTTCTTGCCCTACTTGTATCATCTGGGGAAAACAAGATAATGTTACCCCTCCTGATGTTGCTGTGGAGATGCATAAAGATATCCCTAATTCGGATTTATTCTGGATTGATGAATGCGGGCATGCTGCCATGATGGAAAAACCCAACGAGTTTAACGAAATCCTATACAACTGGATAAAAGATAAGATATAA
- the rsmH gene encoding 16S rRNA (cytosine(1402)-N(4))-methyltransferase RsmH: MYHNPVLLKESVDGLIINPDGVYVDCTFGGGGHSREILSRLSAEGRLFSFDQDLDALNNAIEDPRFTLVNQNFRFLENSLLMYGISQVDGILADLGVSSHQFDEADRGFSIRTNGPLDMRMNTLQALDAKRVVNEYEESQLADVLYWYGELREARKLAREIVAAREKKEIITTDDLKSVFSYIPQHKSNKFFAQIFQAIRIEVNQELEVLKEMLEQSYRMLKPGGRLSVISYHSLEDRLVKRFLKNGMFEGEPERDIYGNYQKYFELLKSKAIVPTDEEIQVNSRARSAKLRIGTKL; the protein is encoded by the coding sequence ATGTATCATAATCCAGTATTGTTAAAAGAAAGCGTAGATGGCTTAATCATAAATCCTGATGGGGTTTATGTAGATTGTACCTTTGGAGGAGGAGGGCATTCTCGAGAGATTTTGTCTCGATTGTCAGCGGAAGGAAGACTGTTTTCCTTTGACCAGGATTTAGATGCTCTCAATAATGCGATAGAGGATCCTAGATTTACATTGGTAAACCAAAATTTCAGATTTTTAGAAAATAGTTTGCTGATGTATGGGATTTCGCAAGTAGATGGGATATTGGCAGACTTAGGGGTTTCTTCTCATCAGTTTGATGAAGCTGATAGAGGTTTTTCTATTCGCACCAATGGCCCTTTGGATATGAGGATGAATACCCTACAAGCTCTGGATGCTAAGAGGGTAGTAAACGAGTATGAAGAAAGCCAATTGGCGGATGTCTTATATTGGTACGGAGAACTTAGAGAGGCCAGAAAGCTTGCTCGAGAAATAGTGGCAGCGAGAGAGAAAAAGGAAATTATAACTACAGATGATCTTAAGTCTGTATTTTCATACATTCCTCAGCATAAAAGTAATAAGTTTTTTGCTCAAATTTTTCAAGCCATTAGGATAGAAGTAAACCAAGAGTTGGAAGTGCTAAAGGAAATGCTAGAACAATCTTACAGAATGTTGAAACCAGGAGGAAGGCTTTCGGTAATATCATACCATTCCTTGGAAGATCGTTTGGTAAAGAGGTTTTTGAAAAATGGAATGTTTGAAGGGGAGCCAGAGAGAGACATTTACGGAAATTATCAAAAGTATTTTGAACTTCTGAAATCCAAAGCAATTGTCCCTACAGATGAGGAAATACAAGTAAACTCGCGAGCGAGAAGTGCTAAATTGAGAATAGGAACCAAACTTTAA
- a CDS encoding FtsL-like putative cell division protein, which translates to MARPSTPRNKKKLSFIDIVKGNFLNREEVTEHYRFFILIFVLLFLMIYSNHKVNQKIEIVNDLKEKSEEYKSRNAYAQSRLIHIKMESELSKEMEKDSLMTLESHPTKILIKLDSINGEKGK; encoded by the coding sequence ATGGCAAGACCATCTACCCCAAGAAATAAAAAGAAGCTATCCTTTATTGATATTGTAAAGGGTAACTTTCTTAATAGGGAAGAGGTTACAGAACATTATCGATTTTTTATTTTGATTTTCGTTCTTCTGTTTTTAATGATTTACTCAAATCATAAGGTGAATCAGAAAATAGAAATCGTAAACGATTTAAAGGAGAAAAGTGAAGAATACAAATCGAGAAATGCTTATGCACAAAGCAGGCTGATTCATATCAAAATGGAATCAGAACTGAGCAAAGAAATGGAAAAAGATTCATTGATGACTTTGGAAAGTCATCCGACTAAAATACTGATAAAACTAGACTCTATTAATGGTGAAAAAGGGAAATGA